A DNA window from Daucus carota subsp. sativus chromosome 3, DH1 v3.0, whole genome shotgun sequence contains the following coding sequences:
- the LOC135151652 gene encoding uncharacterized protein LOC135151652, which yields MGFLWMEMQLGLMYSEDGSNRHVALPMNNAWSPKLFSAMQVHEGEMQPSSPSSSWWRKVPMCGSGISCRNKGCNKLICKSLPRVTSHPLFVPRISLPEASVHDSSSALHEHHPHPHH from the exons ATGGGGTTTCTTTGGATGGAG ATGCAGTTAGGCCTTATGTATTCTGAAGATGGAAGCAATAGACATGTAGCTCTGCCGATGAATAATGCCTGGTCGCCCAAGTTATTCTCTGCAATGCAGGTACATGAAG GTGAGATGCAACCGAGCTCTCCATCTTCGAGCTGGTGGAGAAAGGTGCCCATGTGTGGCAGTGGAATTTCTTGCCGTAATAAAGGATGCAACAAACTGATTTGCAAATCTCTCCCTAGAGTTACCAGCCATCCTTTATTTGTTCCCAGAATTAGTCTTCCAGAAGCCTCTG TTCATGATAGCAGTAGTGCTCTTCATGAGCATCATCCTCATCCTCATCATTGA